The Arachis hypogaea cultivar Tifrunner chromosome 14, arahy.Tifrunner.gnm2.J5K5, whole genome shotgun sequence genome has a segment encoding these proteins:
- the LOC112744727 gene encoding probable disease resistance protein At5g43730 isoform X1 produces MGRPKEERYWNQVTKEADGTWKCNRCGRQFSGGVSRIKAHVDRIPGKGISICSASPDDNHLQPQSQQTANRLNPGEVAAEDDDHEIVDAFFGGLMQHSINIISQPINLPGGSAAVAQSNNEIKKLKELLHDLTLEEDDIKGELEWLKSEGKQSKTQVDDWLNELQELRNKVANCLNLAMGAVHYFNENYPHYLTQIQQLTAQVIELKKEKPVVLSNEFVGEDFERKVKSMQKLVGDEEVFMIGIHGMGGVGKTCLATYMETQIIRKGTFNCVIWVTVSREYSISKLQEDIARRIGAKLNGDDDERTRAAHLSSALSEKGKWVLILDDVWKFIDLKKVGIPPCRINGSKLIITSRLKHVLRQMDCPTSRLKHVLRQMDCPTSNIITMYPLSHGECLELFLLRLGEYHKTHSPPNAWNIARECGGLPLAISVMARTMKGVDNIHQWRHALNKLKRGEMGGEMEEEVFQVLKASYDNLTHKSMQNSFLQCALYSEFWKDDKIIMNLVDSGAINGRRRLDAIFDEGHTIFSELEDHSLLLRFRNIQNSVRNMACHILKESQRLIVRCGKELTGIPHVHEWTADLELVSLDRNRIKEIPAGISPNCPRLSTLILSNNCISSIPDCFFTHMKSLAILDLSQNGSLTSLPDSLSDLTCLVSLLLDGCSALAKVPPLGRLQKLSRLVISHTQVEVVLGLEMLTNLRWLDLSYNKKLRLESGRVLCGLTNLQYLNLFDATLSNVEIEDVQGLTTLEYFLGGFNDIKSYHNFVAGIWNTGSAPKSYLLYLGSIDNSEWIFESDYRFSPSGDDHQIVHLLDCEESPHLLPKDLTNISIECNPRWKSLCDALSNITPSSLDNIEIERCTEMKSVLCSFGNCSFCSNLNNLQSLQLYSLESLTVICKEDVGATDTTTQSLKPNAVFSQLRHLEISLCNGIETLVTAGLLPQLQNLQTLTVERCNSLREIFAASSSGADSDDAASTIITLPNLTSLELYDLPMLETVCKGIIISESLPKLEIALCPKLESRSPFQVSSSSFTSST; encoded by the exons ATGGGGAGACCGAAGGAAGAACGTTACTGGAATCAAGTTACAAAAGAGGCAGACGGAACGTGGAAGTGCAACCGCTGTGGACGTCAGTTCAGTGGAGGTGTTTCTCGAATTAAAGCTCATGTCGATCGGATTCCCGGTAAAGGTATCTCTATATGCTCTGCTTCACCGGATGATAATCATTTACAACCACAATCACAACAAACTGCAAATCGATTGAATCCAGGGGAAG TGGCTGCTGAAGATGATGACCATGAAATAGTTGATGCCTTCTTTGGAGGTTTAATGCAGCATTCAATTAATATTATTAGTCAACCCATCAACTTGCCTGGAG GGTCAGCAGCAGTGGCCCAAAGCAACAATGAGATTAAAAAGTTAAAAGAACTGCTGCATGATTTAACTCTTGAAGAAGACGACATTAAGGGAGAGTTAGAGTGGCTCAAGTCTGAGGGCAAGCAGAGCAAGACACAAGTTGATGATTGGTTGAATGAACTACAAGAATTGAGAAACAAAGTTGCTAATTGCTTGAATCTTGCGATGGGAGCAGTTCATTATTTCAATGAAAACTATCCACACTATCTCACACAAATACAACAATTAACTGCACAAGTGATCGAGCTTAAGAAAGAAAAGCCTGTGGTGTTGTCAAATGAATTTGTTGGTGAAGATTTCGAGAGAAAAGTTAAGAGCATGCAGAAACTTGTTGGAGACGAGGAAGTCTTTATGATTGGGATACATGGAATGGGAGGGGTGGGTAAAACATGTCTTGCAACTTATATGGAAACTCAAATCATAAGGAAAGGAACTTTCAACTGCGTTATTTGGGTCACGGTGTCTCGTGAATACAGCATTTCAAAGCTTCAAGAAGACATTGCCAGAAGAATTGGTGCAAAGCTTAATGGAGATGATGATGAGAGAACAAGAGCAGCACATTTGTCATCCGCATTATCAGAGAAAGGAAAATGGGTGCTTATTTTGGATGATGTTTGGAAATTTATTGACCTGAAAAAGGTGGGAATCCCTCCTTGTAGAATCAATGGTTCTAAATTGATTATAACAAGTAGGTTGAAACATGTGCTTCGACAAATGGATTGCCCCACAAGTAGGTTGAAACATGTGCTTCGACAAATGGATTGCCCCACAAGTAATATAATAACAATGTATCCTCTCTCTCACGGGGAATGTTTGGAGTTATTTCTTTTAAGACTTGGTGAATATCACAAAACACACTCACCTCCTAATGCATGGAATATTGCAAGGGAATGCGGTGGTTTACCGCTTGCAATCAGTGTAATGGCTAGAACCATGAAAGGCGTTGATAACATTCACCAGTGGAGACATGCGTTGAATAAACTTAAGCGAGGGGAGATGGGGGGAGAGATGGAAGAAGAGGTATTTCAAGTATTAAAAGCGAGCTATGATAACTTAACACATAAATCCATGCAAAATAGTTTCTTGCAATGTGCATTATACTCTGAGTTCTGGAAGGATGACAAAATAATAATGAATCTGGTTGACAGTGGAGCCATAAATGGAAGGAGGAGATTAGACGCAATTTTTGATGAAGGCCATACTATATTCAGTGAACTTGAAGACCATTCATTATTGCTTCGTTTTCGGAATATACAGAATTCAGTAAGAAATATGGCATGTCATATATTGAAAGAATCTCAGAGGttgatagttagatgtggtaaaGAATTAACAGGAATACCTCACGTGCATGAATGGACTGCTGATTTGGAGTTGGTTTCTTTGGATAGAAACAGGATAAAAGAAATCCCAGCGGGTATATCACCCAACTGTCCAAGATTATCCACCTTGATTCTGAGTAATAATTGCATCAGTAGCATCCCAGACTGCTTCTTCACACACATGAAATCTCTAGCAATACTTGACCTATCTCAAAATGGCAGTTTAACCTCTCTGCCGGATTCCCTGTCGGACTTGACTTGTCTTGTTTCTCTACTGCTTGATGGATGTAGTGCTCTGGCAAAGGTGCCTCCATTGGGAAGGCTTCAAAAATTGTCAAGGTTGGTAATTTCACACACTCAAGTTGAGGTAGTATTAGGCTTGGAAATGCTGACAAACTTGAGATGGCTTGATCTATCTTACAATAAAAAGTTGAGGTTGGAATCAGGGAGGGTGCTGTGTGGTCTGACCAATTTGCAATATCTGAATCTCTTCGACGCAACTCTGTCAAATGTGGAAATAGAGGATGTACAAGGGCTGACCACACTTGAATATTTTCTGGGTGGCTTTAATGACATCAAAAGCTATCACAATTTTGTGGCAGGTATATGGAACACAGGTTCTGCACCCAAATCTTATCTTCTCTATTTGGGTAGTATCGATAACTCTGAATGGATTTTTGAATCTGATTATCGTTTTAGTCCAAGTGGTGACGACCACCAAATTGTACATTTATTAGATTGCGAAGAATCCCCTCATTTGCTGCCAAAAGATCTTACCAATATCTCTATTGAATGTAATCCGCGTTGGAAAAGTTTATGTGATGCTCTGTCAAATATTACTCCTTCTTCTTTGGACAACATTGAAATTGAGAGATGCACAGAAATGAAGAGCGTGCTTTGTTCATTTGGTAATTGTTCCTTTTGCAGTAATCTCAACAACCTTCAATCCTTGCAGCTTTACAGTTTGGAGAGCTTAACAGTCATTTGTAAAGAGGATGTTGGTGCTACTGATACAACAACACAATCTCTCAAACCAAATGCCGTCTTCTCTCAACTCAGGCACTTGGAGATCTCATTATGCAATGGGATAGAAACGTTGGTAACAGCAGGGTTATTGCCCCAACTTCAAAACCTGCAGACATTAACTGTAGAGAGATGTAATTCATTGAGAGAAATATTTGCAGCGAGTAGCAGTGGTGCTGATAGTGATGATGCTGCTTCCACCATCATTACACTCCCCAACTTAACCTCACTCGAGTTGTATGACTTGCCAATGTTAGAGACTGTGTGCAAAGGAATTATAATCTCTGAATCATTGCCGAAATTGGAGATCGCTTTGTGTCCCAAGTTAGAAAGTCGGTCTCCATTTCaagtctcatcatcatcatttactTCTTCCACATGA
- the LOC112744726 gene encoding nuclear matrix constituent protein 1, whose amino-acid sequence MFTPQRAWPGWSLTPGKSGARGTGSGSAPSSGEGGASKGKGLAFGENGASLDREALAERISSLEKELYEYQYNMGLLLIEKKEWNSKYNELNQDLAEVKDALEREKSAHLIAISEAEKREEHLRKALGVEKECVLDLEKAVREMRSEHANIKFSAESKLAEANALVASIEEKSLEVEARLRSADAKLAEISRKSSEIDRKSHDLESQEALLRRDRLSLIAEQEAHESTLSKQREDLREWEKKLQEGEERLAKGQRILNEREQRANENDRICRQKEKDLEDAQKNIDASNLTLRNKEDDMNKRLANLTVKEKECDSIKVNLDIKEKELSAWEEELSARENVEIQKRLDEHNAILEVKKQEFELELEEKRKSFEDGLKNRLVELENKEAEISHMEEKVAKREQALEKRAEKLKEKEKEYEQKLKALKEREKSIKAEENNMQKERRKIENEKEELLSLKAEVEKIRANNEEELSRINEEINRLKVTDEERSEYLRLQSQLKHEADQYRLQKELLLKEADDLRQQKETFEREWDELDVKRADTEKELKDVIKQKEEMLKLQQHEEEKLKNEKQAAQDYVQRELETIKLAKESFAAEMELEKSSLAEKAQSERSQMLLDFELRKKELEADMQNQFEQKEKEFLERRQLFEEKRESELNNINFLREVSNREMEEMKLQRTKLEKEKREADESKNHLERQRMEMQEDIDVLVDLNRKLKSQREQFILERRRFIDYVEKFRSCQNCGEMISEFVLSNLQSSDDIENIEVPSLPKLAGNIQGGSNVNLAAASRQNTDASPAADPKSPVSARTISFLRKCTNIFKKSPIRKRESEDVESLRDVVDLTVEENDEDSQQRIPGTENEAELSFAIVNDSFDAGRVQSGNEVAEAEVNHEPSIDNQSNINSKAPEDSQPPEENFEQQKPRKGGRKVKRTQTVKAVLKEAKAILGDSKAAEAVPGESVDDHESELPNGNAEDSANTNSEHLKPSTRRTQVNTRKRNRAQTSQTVGGHDGAASEGQSDSIVAAQNKRRRQKTAAPPVQAAAGTRYNLRRSKAGATTSSVRAMSGAGTESEREVDRVKDADEGIVNSKPSSHSVDVTNENGGSIHVEQSERIVEKEDVYNETTREFTNNMALSEEVNGTTDNVEEHDAENRSESHSQDAIGEEDEDEDVDVDDEDYQPQPGEASIGKKIGMSILKFLTT is encoded by the exons ATGTTTACGCCGCAGAGGGCGTGGCCGGGCTGGTCCCTCACCCCCGGTAAGAGTGGGGCGCGTGGAACCGGGTCTGGTTCGGCTCCGAGTTCCGGTGAGGGTGGCGCTTCAAAGGGTAAAGGTTTGGCTTTTGGTGAGAATGGCGCGAGCTTGGATCGAGAGGCTTTGGCTGAGAGGATTTCCAGCCTCGAGAAGGag CTTTACGAGTATCAATATAATATGGGGCTTCTCTTGATTGAGAAAAAAGAGTGGAACTCTAAGTATAATGAGCTGAATCAAGATTTGGCAGAAGTGAAGGATGCTCTTGAAAGAGAAAAATCTGCTCATTTAATTGCCATCTCTGAGGCAGAGAAGCGGGAAGAGCATCTGAGGAAGGCCTTGGGTGTTGAGAAAGAATGTGTGCTTGAT CTAGAGAAGGCTGTGCGAGAAATGCGTTCAGAGCATGCAAATATTAAATTTTCTGCAGAGTCAAAGTTAGCGGAAGCAAATGCATTGGTTGCTAGCATTGAAGAGAAATCTTTAGAAGTGGAAGCCAGGTTGCGCTCTGCTGATGCCAAACTTGCAGAAATAAGCAGAAAGAGTTCAGAGATTGACAGAAAATCACACGATCTTGAGTCTCAAGAAGCTTTGCTTCGAAGGGATCGCTTATCTCTGATTGCAGA GCAAGAAGCACACGAGAGTACTTTATCAAAGCAGAGAGAGGACTTGCGAGAATGGGAAAAGAAATTGCAGGAGGGGGAAGAGAGGCTAGCCAAAGGTCAAAGAATTCTCAATGAAAGAGAACAGAGAGCTAATGAGAATGACAGGATATGCAGGCAGAAAGAGAAGGACCTTGAAGATGCACAGAAGAATATTGATGCTTCTAATTTAACCTTGAGAAATAAAGAAGATGATATGAACAAAAGGCTTGCAAATTTAACTGTAAAGGAGAAG GAGTGTGATTCTATTAAAGTAAATTTGGACATCAAGGAGAAGGAGTTATCCGCATGGGAGGAAGAACTCAGTGCAAGGGAAAAT GTTGAGATTCAGAAGCGTCTTGATGAACACAATGCCATTCTTGAGGTAAAGAAGCAGGAGTTTGAATTGGAATTAGAGGAGAAAAGAAAATCCTTTgaagatggattgaagaatagATTGGTCGAATTGGAGAATAAAGAAGCTGAAATCAGCCATATGGAGGAGAAAGTTGCAAAACGTGAGCAGGCACTGGAAAAGAGAGCAGAAAAActcaaggagaaagagaaagagtatgAACAGAAGTTAAAAGCTTTGAAGGAAAGGGAGAAATCTATTAAGGCTGAGGAAAACAACATGCAGAAGGAGAGACGGAAAATAGAAAATGAGAAAGAGGAATTGCTCAGTCTTAAGGCTGAAGTTGAAAAAATAAGGGCTAACAATGAAGAAGAGTTATCGAGGATAAATGAAGAGATAAATCGTCTTAAAGTCACTGATGAGGAGAGATCTGAATATTTGCGCTTGCAGTCACAATTGAAGCATGAAGCTGATCAGTACAGGCTGCAGAAAGAACTGCTTCTGAAGGAAGCTGATGACCTGAGGCAACAAAAAGAGACTTTTGAAAGAGAATGGGATGAGCTGGATGTAAAAAGAGCTGATACTGAGAAAGAGCTAAAAGATGTGATTAAGCAGAAGGAAGAAATGTTAAAACTCCAAcaacatgaagaagagaagttaaaGAATGAGAAGCAGGCTGCACAGGATTATGTACAAAGGGAGTTGGAAACTATTAAGTTGGCCAAAGAGTCTTTTGCTGCTGAAATGGAGTTGGAGAAGTCAAGTCTGGCTGAGAAAGCTCAAAGTGAGAGAAGCCAAATGCTTCTGGATTTTGAGCTGCGAAAAAAAGAACTTGAAGCTGATATGCAGAATCAGTTTGAGCAGAAGGAAAAAGAATTCCTAGAGAGGAGGCAGTTATTTGAGGAAAAAAGAGAGAGTGAATTGAACAATATTAATTTCCTGAGAGAAGTGTCTAATAGAGAAATGGAGGAAATGAAACTTCAAAGAACTAAACTAGAGAAGGAGAAACGAGAAGCTGATGAGAGTAAAAATCATCTTGAAAGGCAAAGGATGGAGATGCAGGAGGATATAGATGTTCTTGTTGACCTTAATAGGAAGCTCAAAAGTCAGAGGGAACAATTTATTCTGGAGAGACGGCGTTTTATTGACTATGTTGAGAAATTTAGGAGTTGCCAAAACTGTGGGGAAATGATCTCTGAATTTGTGCTGTCTAATTTACAATCTTCGGATGACATTGAGAATATAGAGGTTCCTTCTCTCCCAAAATTGGCCGGGAATATTCAGGGTGGTTCTAATGTGAACTTGGCTGCTGCTTCAAGGCAAAATACTGATGCATCACCTGCTGCGGATCCAAAGTCGCCAGTTTCTGCACGCACAATTTCTTTTCTACGCAAATGCACTAACATTTTCAAGAAGTCCCCAATTAGAAAGAGAGAGTCTGAAGATGTTGAGAGCTTAAGAGATGTGGTTGATTTGACTGTGGAGGAAAATGATGAAGATTCACAACAGAGAATTCCCGGCACTGAAAATGAAGCTGAGTTGTCATTTGCTATTGTAAATGATTCTTTTGATGCTGGAAGGGTACAATCTGGCAATGAAGTTGCTGAGGCTGAGGTCAACCATGAACCATCAATTGATAATCAGAGTAATATCAACAGTAAGGCACCCGAAGATTCCCAGCCCCCTGAAGAAAACTTTGAGCAGCAGAAACCTCGCAAAGGTGGGAGGAAAGTAAAGCGTACACAAACGGTGAAAGCTGTTCTCAAAGAGGCTAAGGCTATACTTGGTGACTCAAAAGCTGCTGAGGCTGTACCTGGGGAATCTGTGGATGATCATGAGTCGGAGTTACCAAATGGAAATGCTGAGGATTCTGCCAACACGAATTCTGAACACCTGAAACCATCCACTAGAAGGACGCAAGTGAACACACGGAAGCGAAATCGAGCTCAGACATCTCAAACTGTTGGTGGGCATGATGGTGCTGCCAGTGAAGGACAGTCTGACAGCATAGTAGCAGCGCAAAACAAAAGGAGGCGACAGAAGACTGCTGCTCCGCCTGTACAAGCTGCTGCTGGAACTAGATATAATCTGAGGCGATCAAAGGC TGGAGCAACAACCTCATCCGTTAGAGCAATGTCTGGGGCTGGCACAGAAAGTGAGAGAGAGGTTGATCGTGTAAAAGATGCAGATGAAGGAATTGTAAACTCAAAACCTTCTTCACATTCAGTAGATGTTACTAATGAGAACGGTGGAAGCATACATGTTGAACAG TCTGAGAGAATTGTGGAGAAAGAGGATGTTTATAATGAGACAACAAGGGAATTTACGAACAATATGGCCTTGAGCGAAGAGGTGAATGGAACAACGGATAATGTGGAGGAACATGATGCCGAGAATAGGAGCGAATCCCACAGCCAAGATGCCATTGGCGAGGAGGACGAGGATGAGGATGTGGATGTGGATGATGAAGACTACCAGCCGCAACCGGGTGAAGCTTCAATAGGTAAGAAGATTGGTATGTCGATTTTGAAGTTTCTGACTACATAA
- the LOC112744727 gene encoding probable disease resistance protein At5g43730 isoform X2, with product MGRPKEERYWNQVTKEADGTWKCNRCGRQFSGGVSRIKAHVDRIPGKGISICSASPDDNHLQPQSQQTANRLNPGEVAAEDDDHEIVDAFFGGLMQHSINIISQPINLPGGSAAVAQSNNEIKKLKELLHDLTLEEDDIKGELEWLKSEGKQSKTQVDDWLNELQELRNKVANCLNLAMGAVHYFNENYPHYLTQIQQLTAQVIELKKEKPVVLSNEFVGEDFERKVKSMQKLVGDEEVFMIGIHGMGGVGKTCLATYMETQIIRKGTFNCVIWVTVSREYSISKLQEDIARRIGAKLNGDDDERTRAAHLSSALSEKGKWVLILDDVWKFIDLKKVGIPPCRINGSKLIITSRLKHVLRQMDCPTSNIITMYPLSHGECLELFLLRLGEYHKTHSPPNAWNIARECGGLPLAISVMARTMKGVDNIHQWRHALNKLKRGEMGGEMEEEVFQVLKASYDNLTHKSMQNSFLQCALYSEFWKDDKIIMNLVDSGAINGRRRLDAIFDEGHTIFSELEDHSLLLRFRNIQNSVRNMACHILKESQRLIVRCGKELTGIPHVHEWTADLELVSLDRNRIKEIPAGISPNCPRLSTLILSNNCISSIPDCFFTHMKSLAILDLSQNGSLTSLPDSLSDLTCLVSLLLDGCSALAKVPPLGRLQKLSRLVISHTQVEVVLGLEMLTNLRWLDLSYNKKLRLESGRVLCGLTNLQYLNLFDATLSNVEIEDVQGLTTLEYFLGGFNDIKSYHNFVAGIWNTGSAPKSYLLYLGSIDNSEWIFESDYRFSPSGDDHQIVHLLDCEESPHLLPKDLTNISIECNPRWKSLCDALSNITPSSLDNIEIERCTEMKSVLCSFGNCSFCSNLNNLQSLQLYSLESLTVICKEDVGATDTTTQSLKPNAVFSQLRHLEISLCNGIETLVTAGLLPQLQNLQTLTVERCNSLREIFAASSSGADSDDAASTIITLPNLTSLELYDLPMLETVCKGIIISESLPKLEIALCPKLESRSPFQVSSSSFTSST from the exons ATGGGGAGACCGAAGGAAGAACGTTACTGGAATCAAGTTACAAAAGAGGCAGACGGAACGTGGAAGTGCAACCGCTGTGGACGTCAGTTCAGTGGAGGTGTTTCTCGAATTAAAGCTCATGTCGATCGGATTCCCGGTAAAGGTATCTCTATATGCTCTGCTTCACCGGATGATAATCATTTACAACCACAATCACAACAAACTGCAAATCGATTGAATCCAGGGGAAG TGGCTGCTGAAGATGATGACCATGAAATAGTTGATGCCTTCTTTGGAGGTTTAATGCAGCATTCAATTAATATTATTAGTCAACCCATCAACTTGCCTGGAG GGTCAGCAGCAGTGGCCCAAAGCAACAATGAGATTAAAAAGTTAAAAGAACTGCTGCATGATTTAACTCTTGAAGAAGACGACATTAAGGGAGAGTTAGAGTGGCTCAAGTCTGAGGGCAAGCAGAGCAAGACACAAGTTGATGATTGGTTGAATGAACTACAAGAATTGAGAAACAAAGTTGCTAATTGCTTGAATCTTGCGATGGGAGCAGTTCATTATTTCAATGAAAACTATCCACACTATCTCACACAAATACAACAATTAACTGCACAAGTGATCGAGCTTAAGAAAGAAAAGCCTGTGGTGTTGTCAAATGAATTTGTTGGTGAAGATTTCGAGAGAAAAGTTAAGAGCATGCAGAAACTTGTTGGAGACGAGGAAGTCTTTATGATTGGGATACATGGAATGGGAGGGGTGGGTAAAACATGTCTTGCAACTTATATGGAAACTCAAATCATAAGGAAAGGAACTTTCAACTGCGTTATTTGGGTCACGGTGTCTCGTGAATACAGCATTTCAAAGCTTCAAGAAGACATTGCCAGAAGAATTGGTGCAAAGCTTAATGGAGATGATGATGAGAGAACAAGAGCAGCACATTTGTCATCCGCATTATCAGAGAAAGGAAAATGGGTGCTTATTTTGGATGATGTTTGGAAATTTATTGACCTGAAAAAGGTGGGAATCCCTCCTTGTAGAATCAATGGTTCTAAATTGATTATAACAAGTAG GTTGAAACATGTGCTTCGACAAATGGATTGCCCCACAAGTAATATAATAACAATGTATCCTCTCTCTCACGGGGAATGTTTGGAGTTATTTCTTTTAAGACTTGGTGAATATCACAAAACACACTCACCTCCTAATGCATGGAATATTGCAAGGGAATGCGGTGGTTTACCGCTTGCAATCAGTGTAATGGCTAGAACCATGAAAGGCGTTGATAACATTCACCAGTGGAGACATGCGTTGAATAAACTTAAGCGAGGGGAGATGGGGGGAGAGATGGAAGAAGAGGTATTTCAAGTATTAAAAGCGAGCTATGATAACTTAACACATAAATCCATGCAAAATAGTTTCTTGCAATGTGCATTATACTCTGAGTTCTGGAAGGATGACAAAATAATAATGAATCTGGTTGACAGTGGAGCCATAAATGGAAGGAGGAGATTAGACGCAATTTTTGATGAAGGCCATACTATATTCAGTGAACTTGAAGACCATTCATTATTGCTTCGTTTTCGGAATATACAGAATTCAGTAAGAAATATGGCATGTCATATATTGAAAGAATCTCAGAGGttgatagttagatgtggtaaaGAATTAACAGGAATACCTCACGTGCATGAATGGACTGCTGATTTGGAGTTGGTTTCTTTGGATAGAAACAGGATAAAAGAAATCCCAGCGGGTATATCACCCAACTGTCCAAGATTATCCACCTTGATTCTGAGTAATAATTGCATCAGTAGCATCCCAGACTGCTTCTTCACACACATGAAATCTCTAGCAATACTTGACCTATCTCAAAATGGCAGTTTAACCTCTCTGCCGGATTCCCTGTCGGACTTGACTTGTCTTGTTTCTCTACTGCTTGATGGATGTAGTGCTCTGGCAAAGGTGCCTCCATTGGGAAGGCTTCAAAAATTGTCAAGGTTGGTAATTTCACACACTCAAGTTGAGGTAGTATTAGGCTTGGAAATGCTGACAAACTTGAGATGGCTTGATCTATCTTACAATAAAAAGTTGAGGTTGGAATCAGGGAGGGTGCTGTGTGGTCTGACCAATTTGCAATATCTGAATCTCTTCGACGCAACTCTGTCAAATGTGGAAATAGAGGATGTACAAGGGCTGACCACACTTGAATATTTTCTGGGTGGCTTTAATGACATCAAAAGCTATCACAATTTTGTGGCAGGTATATGGAACACAGGTTCTGCACCCAAATCTTATCTTCTCTATTTGGGTAGTATCGATAACTCTGAATGGATTTTTGAATCTGATTATCGTTTTAGTCCAAGTGGTGACGACCACCAAATTGTACATTTATTAGATTGCGAAGAATCCCCTCATTTGCTGCCAAAAGATCTTACCAATATCTCTATTGAATGTAATCCGCGTTGGAAAAGTTTATGTGATGCTCTGTCAAATATTACTCCTTCTTCTTTGGACAACATTGAAATTGAGAGATGCACAGAAATGAAGAGCGTGCTTTGTTCATTTGGTAATTGTTCCTTTTGCAGTAATCTCAACAACCTTCAATCCTTGCAGCTTTACAGTTTGGAGAGCTTAACAGTCATTTGTAAAGAGGATGTTGGTGCTACTGATACAACAACACAATCTCTCAAACCAAATGCCGTCTTCTCTCAACTCAGGCACTTGGAGATCTCATTATGCAATGGGATAGAAACGTTGGTAACAGCAGGGTTATTGCCCCAACTTCAAAACCTGCAGACATTAACTGTAGAGAGATGTAATTCATTGAGAGAAATATTTGCAGCGAGTAGCAGTGGTGCTGATAGTGATGATGCTGCTTCCACCATCATTACACTCCCCAACTTAACCTCACTCGAGTTGTATGACTTGCCAATGTTAGAGACTGTGTGCAAAGGAATTATAATCTCTGAATCATTGCCGAAATTGGAGATCGCTTTGTGTCCCAAGTTAGAAAGTCGGTCTCCATTTCaagtctcatcatcatcatttactTCTTCCACATGA